From Rhododendron vialii isolate Sample 1 chromosome 7a, ASM3025357v1:
CTGCAGGCCTTGTGTACGATCCCTCGAAACCCTAAACTCTGCCATCCGAAGACGCTAGGGTTTTCCGCATTCGTCTCCCGCCGTCCCTCTCCCCTCGATTCCGCGCGACTTTCGACTTCCTGCGTTACAGTGAACGCATTTGGACCAAGTCTCGATCCTGTCATCCTCGCGAAAACGAGCAGTAATCGTTCCTTTATCGTTAGAGCGGAATCGAATCCAGAAGGAGAAGGAACAATTGAGAATGCTGAGGAGAATGAAGCTGTTGATTCGGAGGCCTCTGAAGCAGAGGCAGGAGTGGCAACCAAGGATGCTGCGGTGGTGAAAGAGCCGAGAAAGCCTCGGATCAAGCTGGGAGATATAATGGGGGTAAATTCAGTTAACTGTTAGGCCTTTTAtctgttattgttgttattATCACATTTAGTTGGAAGAAATTTGGGTATCTTAGAAACCAGCTTACTGAGTGATAAGAGCTTAGAGTGTGGGGTTGCCGTAGCTTTTGATGTGTTGATAGTACATTGTGGCGCATCAGAAGGTATGCCAGTGTAGTGAGTGTAGTCTTTATAGCTTCTGCTTtgcggcaaaaaaaaaataaaaaacaacttCTAAGCTGATTGTGAGAAGCATCAGTTCTGATGCTTTTGAAGACTGGTTTTAGGAATCAACTTTCTTGTACCTAGGTTTTGACAAATACCCTCAGATCCAAGGGCATTTGTAACTGACGGGAATGTTATGTAGCATCACCCTTTGGGACACTGTCCTGATGGTACCCATCTCTTTTGGCGGATCCAGTCACCTGGCACTATTCAACCCCAAACTACGACCACTCAGTACCTTACAACATCTTTTTCTAGCCTATAAGTAGCCCTTTTAATAGGAATGGCAAAGATGCAAGCCATGTGATTGAAGATGAAACAAAACTGAATTTGTTGTTAACACCCCTTTGATAATTTAGAAATGTCTGACGAAGTCTACGCTTTCCCCGCAAAAGAAGAGATTGCTGTATTTGTAGATTTTTTCTAGGCAGAAAACCTTCCATAGTCGCATTGATGCGTTTGAGCTGTGAATCCTCGCTATGATACCAATTGATACAAACCTAAGTATTAGCTTCGAATAGCATTGACCTACATGTAGGAACAAGAACCACGGAATTCGGATTCACAAGTGAGAAGATATGGCAAACCTTGATTAGTTTGCCTTGTTCTGGCTACAATTGTGTGAGAATGGCCCTATCCTTCGCTTTGTTGCTTGTTTTCACAAGTTTCCAAGACTATTAGCTTCGAATAGCATTGACCTACATATAGGAACAACAACCACGCAATTTGGATTCACGAGTGCGAAGATATGGCAAACCTTGACCCGTGTTCTGGCTACGATTGCGTGAGAATGACCATATCCTTCGTTCTGTTGATTTACAAAGGAGCCCAAgagcttttattttttgttaaaaggcTATTTGTAACCAGTTGTGATCGTAGCCAATATGGAACAAAATAACTTCATGTATTGTTTCTGTATAACAATGGAGCTAATTTGACACTCGGGCGTGGTTGAGTGTATGCACATTTTGGGTACCTGGGTTTTCTTAGGTCAGCAAGAATGAATTAGGTTAGATTCAGAAAgc
This genomic window contains:
- the LOC131332094 gene encoding large ribosomal subunit protein bL19cz-like — protein: MTSNVLPQALCTIPRNPKLCHPKTLGFSAFVSRRPSPLDSARLSTSCVTVNAFGPSLDPVILAKTSSNRSFIVRAESNPEGEGTIENAEENEAVDSEASEAEAGVATKDAAVVKEPRKPRIKLGDIMGILNKRAVEASDNIRPIPDLRTGDIIEIKMRVQETKRRLSVYKGIIIGRQNAGIHTTIRVRRIIAGVGVEIVFPIYSPLIKEIKVIKHRKVRRAKLYYLRDKLPRFCTFK